One genomic segment of Verrucomicrobiia bacterium includes these proteins:
- a CDS encoding XRE family transcriptional regulator, which translates to MEIGERIKALRTAKGLTLYQLARRTGLQYTALKKIEEGQTDPRADTISKIAKGIGVEPSRFFTDESAVRPPVVLNIVPPERGAHGFQPKFLATLPLFADAASLGSGREINELDIEAFLVVPKDQLPNEENCYCIKVVGESMAPVFSSGDVVAVDFSQKDPALLEGAFVACRLGEAEVTVKQLKNKPNHFHLKAVNPDWEDANGPLLVPKKDGVILGKVVWQWRKF; encoded by the coding sequence ATGGAGATAGGTGAACGAATAAAAGCGCTGCGGACGGCCAAGGGGCTGACTTTGTATCAACTGGCCCGGCGGACCGGTCTGCAGTACACGGCCTTGAAAAAAATCGAGGAAGGGCAAACCGACCCACGGGCGGATACAATTTCGAAAATCGCCAAAGGGATCGGGGTGGAGCCCTCCCGCTTCTTTACGGACGAGTCGGCCGTGCGGCCGCCGGTGGTTTTGAACATTGTGCCGCCGGAGCGCGGGGCGCACGGCTTCCAGCCCAAGTTTTTGGCCACGCTGCCGCTTTTTGCGGATGCCGCCTCGCTCGGTTCCGGGCGGGAAATAAACGAGCTGGATATAGAAGCATTCTTGGTGGTGCCGAAAGACCAGTTGCCCAACGAGGAGAACTGCTACTGCATCAAGGTGGTGGGGGAATCGATGGCGCCGGTTTTTTCCTCCGGCGACGTGGTGGCGGTCGATTTTTCACAGAAAGACCCGGCCCTTTTGGAAGGGGCCTTTGTCGCCTGCCGGCTGGGAGAGGCGGAGGTGACGGTTAAACAGCTAAAAAACAAGCCAAACCACTTCCACCTAAAGGCCGTCAACCCGGACTGGGAAGACGCCAATGGCCCGCTTTTGGTGCCGAAAAAAGACGGCGTCATCTTGGGCAAAGTGGTGTGGCA
- a CDS encoding radical SAM protein, translated as MRRLGLLDKLNILGDTITPSDTEGRPRRTIPIRQANQEVQSDLSGAIPPTTAKKVALPGIMQLAGVHGRTFNLMRVMQTNACSLKCRYCATRCGRKLRRTIFQPEELASVFYAAHKKGYTDGLFLTSGIPGSPVSMMDKLLATLEILRKRYKFGGYIHLKILPGAEPEQIVQAARLASRISLNCEAPSDVTLSEIAPEKSLSKVILPSIQKAGELWKAGKQEGKKLVPMGVTTQFMVGPGQEKDREILSLVSQLEGNGFLHHAHFSSFAPMSDTPFENLAPTPFTRGYRLYQAEHLLRIYKLSVSDIPLEKDGNLSLEFDPKLHRALLHPELFPVEIKTASFEQLLTVPGIGPISAGRILTARREGTVFEPKDLARLGVRIRLAKEFVTINGVYFGQTREERREEYFRQRKPARQLSLISRYPIAGAVSPGAFR; from the coding sequence ATGAGAAGATTAGGCCTTCTGGATAAGCTGAATATCCTTGGTGATACAATAACCCCATCGGATACCGAGGGTCGCCCAAGACGGACAATCCCCATCCGCCAAGCAAATCAGGAAGTTCAAAGCGACCTTTCCGGAGCAATCCCGCCAACAACGGCTAAAAAAGTTGCCCTGCCGGGAATTATGCAATTGGCGGGGGTTCACGGGAGAACCTTCAATTTGATGCGGGTTATGCAGACCAACGCCTGCAGCTTGAAATGCCGCTACTGCGCCACCCGCTGCGGCCGCAAACTGCGCCGCACCATCTTCCAGCCGGAGGAGCTGGCCTCCGTTTTCTACGCCGCTCACAAAAAGGGGTACACGGACGGCCTTTTTTTGACCTCCGGCATCCCCGGATCACCGGTTTCGATGATGGATAAGCTTTTGGCCACGCTCGAAATCTTGCGCAAGCGCTACAAATTCGGCGGCTACATTCATTTAAAAATCCTCCCCGGCGCCGAGCCGGAGCAAATTGTTCAGGCCGCCCGGCTCGCTTCACGCATCTCCCTGAACTGTGAAGCGCCGTCGGACGTCACCCTTTCCGAGATCGCCCCCGAAAAATCCCTTTCCAAAGTGATTTTGCCCTCCATCCAGAAAGCGGGGGAACTCTGGAAGGCCGGAAAACAGGAAGGGAAAAAGCTGGTGCCGATGGGGGTTACCACCCAGTTTATGGTCGGCCCGGGGCAGGAAAAAGACCGGGAAATCCTCTCGCTCGTTTCGCAGCTGGAAGGGAACGGATTCTTGCACCACGCCCATTTCTCCTCCTTTGCCCCGATGTCCGACACGCCGTTTGAGAATTTGGCCCCCACGCCGTTTACCCGCGGCTATCGGCTTTATCAGGCCGAGCACTTGTTGCGCATCTACAAACTTTCGGTCAGCGATATTCCCCTCGAAAAGGACGGCAATCTTTCACTCGAATTCGATCCCAAGCTCCACCGGGCGCTTCTGCATCCAGAACTCTTCCCGGTCGAAATAAAAACCGCTTCCTTTGAACAGCTTTTGACCGTTCCCGGCATCGGCCCTATCTCTGCTGGGCGTATTTTGACCGCCCGCCGGGAAGGGACGGTTTTTGAGCCGAAAGACTTGGCCCGGCTGGGAGTGCGCATCCGCCTGGCCAAAGAATTCGTCACCATCAATGGAGTGTACTTCGGCCAAACTCGGGAGGAAAGGCGGGAAGAGTATTTTCGGCAGCGCAAACCGGCCCGGCAGCTTTCACTTATTTCCCGCTATCCCATCGCCGGGGCCGTTTCTCCGGGGGCCTTTCGCTGA